From one Lysinibacillus sp. G4S2 genomic stretch:
- a CDS encoding HAD family hydrolase produces MSINTIIFDLDDTLLWDKKSVKTAFEKTCEYAATIHNVNPAELEEAVRKEARALYEGYETYDYTVLIGINPFEGLWGTFDDPTDSFQKMKNIVPGYRTEAWTKGLAALGIDDAQLGAELGERFVAERKVSPFLYEDTFAVLDKLKGKYQLVLLTNGAPSLQNLKLEITPEIAPYFDHIIISGDFGKGKPDASIFEYVMEKAGITADDAIMVGDNLNTDILGSSRVGMRNVWINRENNTLNGVVTPTYEVDSLTALLELVNKL; encoded by the coding sequence ATGTCAATTAACACAATTATTTTTGATTTAGATGATACGTTATTATGGGATAAAAAATCTGTCAAAACAGCATTTGAAAAAACATGCGAATATGCAGCGACAATACATAATGTGAATCCGGCTGAGCTAGAGGAGGCTGTGCGTAAAGAAGCACGAGCGCTTTATGAAGGCTATGAAACATATGATTATACGGTGTTAATCGGTATTAACCCATTCGAAGGACTTTGGGGAACATTCGATGATCCAACAGATTCCTTCCAAAAAATGAAAAATATTGTACCGGGCTATCGTACAGAAGCGTGGACAAAAGGCTTAGCAGCTCTTGGAATTGATGATGCGCAGTTAGGAGCGGAGCTAGGGGAGCGTTTTGTGGCAGAGCGAAAAGTGTCCCCATTCTTATATGAAGATACTTTTGCTGTGTTAGATAAGCTGAAAGGAAAGTATCAACTCGTACTACTGACAAATGGAGCACCAAGTTTACAAAATTTAAAGCTAGAAATTACACCAGAAATCGCGCCTTATTTTGATCATATTATTATTTCTGGGGACTTTGGTAAAGGGAAACCAGATGCCTCTATTTTCGAGTATGTCATGGAGAAAGCAGGTATTACGGCGGACGATGCGATTATGGTTGGAGATAACTTAAATACTGATATTTTAGGCTCATCTCGTGTTGGAATGCGTAATGTTTGGATCAATCGTGAAAACAATACACTAAATGGCGTAGTCACTCCAACATATGAGGTTGATTCTTTAACTGCATTATTAGAACTTGTGAATAAGCTATAA
- the serA gene encoding phosphoglycerate dehydrogenase, which yields MTTATKAINVFIADPLSEDGIFPLRQEQDLDLNIIVDTGLAPEELIAKIADVDVLLVRSQTTVTREVIEAAKNLKLIGRAGVGVDNIDLTAATEHGIIVVNAPDGNTNSAAEHTIAMMTSLARHIPQAFNTLKNGKWDRKSYVGVELKNKTLGVVGFGRIGVEVAYRAKGQRMNVRAYDPFLTDERAKELGVTKSTVEEICAAADFITVHTPLLPETRNLINKEKFAMMKDGVRIINCARGGIINEDDLYDAIVEGKVAGAALDVFVSEPATDHKLLTLPQVIATPHLGASTIEAQESVAVDVSNDIIKFYKTGTVTNPVNMPSIPKELLAQVEPFFELAEKLGSFLSQLTTEPVKEINLSYAGEVANYDVRPLTSNALKGLLSKNHGNHVNDVNARYLSERIGMKINEHKTTTAKGFTSLITIEIKTANETHSVAGTLLNGLGARIVKVEDYVVDVIPQGHLLYIKNTDKPGAIGRVATKLAEKDVNIATMQVGRAQVGGTAVMMLTVDNAVSEEDLTFVAQLENIDEVRAINL from the coding sequence ATGACTACTGCAACAAAGGCAATTAACGTATTTATCGCTGACCCACTAAGTGAAGATGGTATTTTCCCACTTCGACAAGAACAAGATTTAGACTTAAATATCATTGTAGACACTGGTCTTGCACCAGAAGAATTAATCGCAAAAATTGCGGATGTAGATGTTTTACTAGTACGTTCTCAAACAACTGTAACACGCGAAGTAATTGAAGCGGCTAAAAACTTAAAACTTATCGGACGTGCTGGTGTAGGTGTGGACAACATTGATCTAACTGCTGCAACTGAGCATGGTATTATCGTTGTAAATGCACCAGACGGTAACACTAACTCTGCTGCTGAGCACACTATTGCCATGATGACTTCACTTGCTCGTCACATCCCACAAGCATTCAATACACTTAAAAACGGTAAATGGGATCGTAAATCTTATGTTGGAGTTGAGCTTAAAAATAAAACTTTAGGTGTTGTAGGCTTCGGTCGTATCGGTGTGGAAGTAGCTTATCGTGCAAAAGGTCAACGCATGAACGTTAGGGCATACGATCCATTTTTAACTGATGAACGCGCTAAAGAGTTAGGCGTAACAAAATCAACAGTTGAAGAAATTTGTGCAGCAGCAGATTTCATTACAGTACACACACCTCTTCTTCCTGAAACACGTAATCTTATTAACAAAGAAAAATTCGCTATGATGAAAGATGGCGTGCGTATCATTAACTGTGCACGTGGCGGTATTATCAATGAGGATGATTTATATGATGCCATCGTAGAAGGTAAAGTAGCAGGTGCTGCTCTTGACGTATTCGTAAGTGAGCCAGCAACGGATCACAAGCTACTTACTTTACCACAAGTCATTGCAACACCTCACTTAGGTGCATCTACAATCGAAGCACAAGAATCTGTAGCTGTTGACGTATCAAACGACATCATTAAATTCTATAAAACAGGTACTGTCACTAACCCAGTGAACATGCCATCTATTCCAAAAGAATTACTTGCACAAGTTGAACCTTTCTTCGAATTAGCTGAAAAACTTGGTTCATTCTTATCTCAACTTACAACTGAGCCTGTGAAAGAAATCAACTTATCTTATGCTGGTGAAGTAGCAAATTATGATGTACGTCCATTAACGTCAAACGCGTTAAAAGGTTTATTATCTAAAAATCACGGTAATCATGTAAATGACGTAAATGCTCGCTATTTATCTGAACGTATCGGCATGAAAATTAATGAGCATAAAACAACAACTGCTAAAGGCTTTACTAGCTTAATTACAATTGAAATTAAAACAGCAAATGAAACACACTCAGTGGCTGGTACATTATTAAACGGTCTAGGTGCACGTATTGTCAAAGTAGAAGATTATGTTGTTGACGTTATTCCACAAGGTCACCTTCTTTACATTAAAAATACTGACAAACCAGGTGCAATCGGCCGCGTAGCAACAAAGCTAGCAGAAAAAGATGTTAACATCGCAACAATGCAAGTTGGTCGTGCACAAGTTGGCGGTACAGCTGTCATGATGCTAACAGTCGATAATGCTGTATCAGAAGAAGATCTAACATTCGTTGCACAGCTTGAAAATATTGATGAAGTAAGAGCGATTAACCTATAA
- a CDS encoding enoyl-CoA hydratase, with translation MEFSTITLEKLERRATLTLNRPQAMNAMDDVMMRELAECFEALQQEQEIQVLVIRGEGKVFSAGGDIKAMLDPNRPLNINEAMVYLTRIVKAYYQLPMIVIAAVHGASAGLGFSLALGADIVVACENSKLAMNFIGIGLVPDGGGHFFMKERVGTVKAKQMIWEGKVLTASEAHDVGLIDYVAPDGTVFAITDQLVGKMLASPMASMIATKKILHAQNLPQLESILAMEAEGQTAMRKTADHLEGIQAFVEKRAPVFVGK, from the coding sequence ATGGAATTTTCAACGATTACATTAGAAAAATTAGAACGTCGTGCAACATTAACATTAAATCGACCACAAGCCATGAATGCGATGGATGATGTTATGATGCGAGAATTAGCAGAATGCTTCGAGGCACTACAGCAGGAACAAGAAATACAAGTGCTTGTTATTCGCGGAGAAGGAAAAGTCTTTTCTGCAGGTGGCGATATTAAAGCGATGCTAGATCCAAATAGGCCACTTAATATTAATGAGGCAATGGTTTATTTAACACGTATTGTCAAGGCATATTACCAGCTACCGATGATCGTCATTGCTGCGGTTCATGGCGCATCTGCTGGATTAGGTTTTAGTCTAGCTTTAGGAGCAGACATAGTGGTTGCATGTGAAAACAGTAAGCTTGCTATGAATTTCATAGGCATAGGACTTGTCCCTGATGGTGGCGGTCATTTCTTTATGAAGGAACGTGTAGGTACTGTAAAAGCTAAACAAATGATCTGGGAAGGAAAAGTATTAACTGCATCGGAAGCACATGATGTAGGATTAATTGACTATGTTGCACCAGATGGGACTGTTTTTGCGATCACAGACCAACTAGTTGGAAAAATGCTTGCTTCTCCAATGGCGTCGATGATTGCGACTAAAAAAATTCTACATGCTCAAAATTTACCGCAATTAGAGAGTATTTTGGCGATGGAAGCAGAGGGGCAGACAGCAATGCGTAAGACAGCTGATCATTTAGAAGGAATTCAGGCATTTGTAGAGAAAAGAGCGCCTGTCTTCGTGGGAAAATGA
- a CDS encoding transposase codes for MTKKITQEYRDYVVKLVVEENRKVTELSYELGLGESSIHRWVKKYRDAKKQENGDVKYITPSELKKLEATYEKKLRDLEEENAILKKAMHIFAKNPQ; via the coding sequence ATGACTAAAAAAATAACACAAGAATATCGTGATTATGTTGTGAAATTAGTAGTAGAAGAAAATCGAAAAGTAACAGAATTATCGTATGAATTAGGGCTTGGGGAATCTTCTATTCATCGCTGGGTAAAAAAGTATCGTGATGCAAAAAAGCAAGAAAATGGCGACGTGAAATATATAACCCCTTCGGAGCTGAAAAAGTTAGAAGCGACTTATGAAAAGAAACTTCGTGACTTAGAAGAGGAGAATGCCATTCTAAAAAAGGCGATGCACATCTTTGCCAAAAACCCGCAGTAG
- a CDS encoding FAD-binding dehydrogenase, with protein sequence MMYDVAIVGAGLAGLVAACELADAKKKILLVDQEPENSMGGQAFWSFGGIFLVNTPEQRRLGIKDCKELAWQDWQGTAGFDRLGDEDSWAHKWARAYVDFAAGEKYEWLKSVGIKFFPIVGWAERGGSLAGGHGNSVPRFHIVWGTGPGIVKPFTEKVKKAIKDGYIDFKARHRVDEFIQQDGRIEGISGTVLAQSYANRGEKSSRLGIGEFSYEADAVIVASGGIGANFDLVRKNWPARLGTPPENMISGVPAFVDGRMLEITEHAGGRIVNRDRMWHYTEGLKNWDPIWPNHGIRILPGPSSLWFDAEGNRFGAPNFPGFDTLSTLEAIQKTGYDYSWFILTEKIIEKEFALSGSEQNPDLTNKSISDVLKRVLPGPPAPIQAFKKHGEDFVIANDLKELVDGMNNLAGNELLDFIKIKEQILARDREMDNKFTKDLQVNAIHGARNYIGDKIVRVAKPHKILDPKNWPLIAVRLNILTRKTLGGLQTNLDGAVLGMDGQPVPGLFAAGEVSGFGGGGVHGYRALEGTFVGGCLFSGRQVGRYLAKGE encoded by the coding sequence ATGATGTATGATGTAGCAATTGTCGGTGCAGGGCTGGCAGGTTTAGTAGCTGCCTGTGAGTTAGCGGATGCAAAGAAAAAAATTTTGTTAGTAGATCAAGAACCTGAAAATTCAATGGGGGGACAGGCATTTTGGTCTTTTGGCGGTATATTTTTAGTGAATACACCCGAGCAAAGAAGGCTTGGCATTAAGGATTGTAAAGAGCTTGCATGGCAGGATTGGCAAGGGACGGCTGGCTTCGATCGCTTAGGGGATGAGGATTCGTGGGCGCATAAATGGGCCAGAGCTTATGTAGATTTTGCAGCTGGTGAAAAATATGAATGGTTAAAGTCTGTAGGTATTAAGTTTTTCCCTATCGTCGGTTGGGCAGAACGTGGGGGCTCTTTAGCAGGCGGACACGGAAATTCAGTACCTAGATTTCATATTGTTTGGGGAACCGGTCCTGGCATTGTAAAGCCTTTTACTGAAAAAGTGAAAAAGGCCATAAAGGATGGTTATATAGATTTTAAAGCAAGGCATCGTGTAGATGAGTTTATTCAACAAGATGGAAGAATTGAAGGAATTAGTGGAACAGTTTTGGCTCAAAGTTATGCAAATCGCGGTGAAAAAAGTTCTAGGCTAGGCATCGGCGAATTTTCTTATGAAGCGGATGCCGTTATTGTGGCTAGCGGTGGAATAGGTGCTAATTTTGATTTGGTTAGAAAAAATTGGCCAGCGCGACTTGGCACACCACCTGAAAATATGATTAGTGGTGTACCTGCTTTTGTTGATGGCAGAATGCTAGAAATAACTGAGCATGCAGGGGGGCGTATCGTTAATCGAGACCGCATGTGGCATTATACGGAAGGCTTGAAAAATTGGGACCCTATTTGGCCAAATCACGGTATTCGAATTTTACCAGGCCCTTCATCATTATGGTTTGATGCGGAGGGCAATCGATTTGGCGCACCGAATTTTCCAGGCTTTGATACGTTAAGTACGTTAGAAGCAATTCAAAAAACGGGCTATGATTACTCGTGGTTTATTTTAACTGAAAAAATTATTGAAAAAGAATTTGCACTATCAGGCTCTGAGCAAAATCCTGATTTAACAAATAAAAGCATTAGTGATGTTCTGAAACGTGTTTTGCCAGGTCCACCTGCCCCAATTCAGGCATTTAAAAAACATGGTGAAGACTTTGTTATTGCTAATGATTTAAAGGAGCTAGTTGATGGAATGAACAATTTGGCGGGCAATGAGCTTCTTGATTTTATAAAAATAAAGGAGCAAATTTTAGCAAGGGATCGTGAAATGGACAACAAGTTTACAAAGGACTTACAGGTTAATGCCATTCATGGTGCGAGAAACTATATTGGTGATAAAATTGTGCGCGTTGCGAAGCCCCATAAAATACTAGATCCAAAAAATTGGCCACTTATTGCGGTACGATTAAATATTTTAACGCGTAAAACATTAGGAGGCTTACAGACAAATTTGGATGGTGCTGTGTTAGGAATGGATGGTCAACCTGTACCAGGTTTATTTGCTGCCGGGGAAGTTAGTGGCTTTGGTGGTGGCGGTGTACATGGTTACCGTGCTTTAGAAGGGACATTTGTTGGTGGCTGTTTATTTAGTGGCCGACAGGTAGGGCGATATTTGGCAAAAGGAGAATAA
- a CDS encoding YhzD family protein yields MKNYRFTAFEKTGETLFDETWTFENDEAAKINGQQQIMEKGVAEKTHRLVNSSGKLILFHV; encoded by the coding sequence ATGAAGAATTATCGTTTTACTGCTTTTGAAAAAACTGGGGAAACATTATTTGATGAAACTTGGACATTCGAAAACGATGAAGCTGCCAAAATTAACGGTCAACAGCAAATCATGGAAAAAGGTGTTGCCGAAAAAACTCATCGCCTTGTTAACTCTTCAGGTAAACTAATCTTATTCCATGTCTAA
- a CDS encoding DNA repair exonuclease: MSAIRFFHTADLHLDSPFKGLFGLPDNNLKKVRTSTFEAFDKIIQKAIQEKPDFLLIVGDIYDGENRSLQAQRRFQEAMEKLFQHNIPVILSYGNHDHLNGAWTRFALPSNVYELPAETSVVQLKIRGQQVNIYGFSYGERHIKKSMIDSYPIAQDQHVIHIGMLHGSEASDTTHDVYAPFTKDQLLEKNYHYWALGHIHKRQLLHQNPPIVYPGNIQSRHRKEQGVKGFYDVTLSTTTTDLEFVPTSAVVYNTVEVDCTNVFHANELLGKCEEALTLNRQEYGASVVELHLKNIDEQSQSLFEHATVDAWLETIREAEDGIEPMCWVQKLVLHQSSVLFEHTAATKSVMNLMEQWDISEWKDILKDLYQHAGGARLIDPLTEQDIKNLMHNAQELLTEEIQRA, from the coding sequence ATGTCAGCAATTCGTTTTTTCCATACGGCGGATTTACATTTAGATAGTCCATTTAAGGGCTTATTTGGTTTGCCTGATAATAATTTAAAAAAAGTTCGAACAAGTACTTTTGAAGCTTTTGATAAAATTATTCAGAAAGCCATTCAGGAGAAACCTGATTTTTTACTAATTGTCGGTGATATATATGATGGGGAAAATCGTAGTTTACAGGCACAAAGACGATTTCAAGAGGCGATGGAAAAACTTTTTCAGCATAATATTCCTGTTATTTTAAGCTATGGTAATCACGATCACTTAAATGGTGCTTGGACTCGCTTTGCCTTACCTAGCAATGTGTATGAGTTACCAGCGGAAACTAGTGTTGTACAGTTAAAAATACGTGGTCAGCAAGTCAATATTTATGGCTTCAGCTATGGTGAACGTCATATAAAGAAATCAATGATCGATAGTTATCCAATTGCACAGGACCAGCATGTTATTCATATTGGAATGCTTCATGGCAGTGAAGCTAGCGATACTACCCATGATGTTTATGCCCCTTTCACAAAAGATCAACTTCTTGAAAAAAACTATCATTACTGGGCTTTAGGACATATTCATAAACGACAACTTTTACATCAAAATCCACCGATTGTTTATCCAGGCAATATTCAAAGTCGACATCGGAAAGAGCAGGGGGTAAAAGGCTTTTATGACGTAACATTGTCCACAACCACCACGGACCTGGAATTTGTACCGACTTCAGCTGTTGTATATAACACGGTAGAGGTGGATTGTACGAATGTGTTTCATGCAAATGAACTACTAGGGAAATGTGAAGAGGCATTAACGCTCAATCGTCAGGAGTATGGGGCATCCGTTGTTGAACTTCACTTAAAAAATATAGATGAACAATCACAATCTTTATTTGAACATGCTACAGTAGATGCATGGCTAGAAACTATTAGAGAAGCAGAGGATGGGATTGAACCGATGTGCTGGGTGCAAAAGCTCGTGTTACATCAATCGTCAGTATTGTTTGAGCATACTGCTGCAACTAAATCTGTGATGAACTTAATGGAGCAATGGGATATTTCAGAATGGAAGGATATTTTAAAGGATTTGTACCAACATGCGGGTGGTGCAAGACTCATTGACCCTTTAACAGAACAGGATATAAAAAATTTAATGCACAACGCACAAGAATTATTAACTGAAGAAATTCAAAGGGCGTGA
- a CDS encoding rhodanese-related sulfurtransferase — translation MTQKDYRVLLFYKYIAIEDPVTFAEEHLALCEEIGLLGRILVGLEGINGTVSGTVEQTEAYMNHMKADPRFSDIMWKIDEAEGHTFKKMHVRPRREIVHLGLEDDINPLEITGDYLSPKEFMERMQEDNTVIIDARNDYEYDLGHFRGAIRPDIENFRDLPAWMDAHKEDFEGKKVLTYCTGGIRCEKFSGWLKREGYGESVGQLHGGIATYAKDPEVKGQLWDGQMFVFDRRRSVPINQVEHVIVGKDFFTGEPTERYTNCANPECHKLMLCEEKHEAFYMRSCSDECRRAERNFFVEKNGWTKEQIEEQIAKIAEVQKSPL, via the coding sequence GTGACACAGAAAGACTATCGTGTATTGCTTTTTTATAAATATATAGCTATTGAGGACCCTGTGACATTTGCAGAAGAGCATTTAGCACTTTGTGAAGAAATTGGGCTTCTTGGTCGCATTTTAGTTGGACTCGAGGGAATTAATGGAACCGTTTCTGGTACAGTCGAGCAAACCGAGGCTTACATGAATCATATGAAGGCAGACCCTCGTTTTAGCGACATTATGTGGAAAATAGATGAAGCTGAAGGGCATACCTTTAAAAAAATGCATGTCCGCCCTCGTCGAGAAATTGTACATCTTGGTTTAGAAGATGATATTAATCCTTTAGAAATAACAGGGGATTATTTATCACCAAAGGAATTTATGGAGCGTATGCAGGAGGATAATACGGTCATTATTGATGCACGTAATGATTATGAATATGACCTCGGGCATTTCCGTGGCGCTATTCGTCCGGATATTGAAAACTTCCGCGACCTACCAGCTTGGATGGATGCCCATAAAGAGGATTTTGAAGGCAAGAAAGTTTTAACTTACTGCACAGGTGGTATCCGCTGCGAAAAATTCTCTGGCTGGTTAAAACGTGAAGGCTATGGAGAAAGTGTTGGCCAACTACATGGCGGTATTGCCACGTATGCAAAAGACCCTGAAGTAAAAGGTCAACTATGGGATGGGCAAATGTTCGTCTTTGATCGACGTCGCAGTGTACCCATTAATCAGGTTGAGCATGTGATTGTCGGTAAGGATTTCTTCACTGGTGAACCGACAGAACGTTATACAAACTGTGCAAATCCTGAATGCCATAAATTAATGCTTTGCGAGGAAAAGCATGAGGCCTTTTATATGCGCAGCTGTTCAGACGAATGCCGCCGCGCAGAACGTAACTTCTTCGTTGAAAAGAATGGTTGGACAAAAGAGCAGATTGAGGAACAAATCGCTAAAATCGCTGAAGTTCAAAAATCTCCTTTATAA
- a CDS encoding IS3 family transposase — MFEFIEAHKREFSIVKMCRVLKVSTSGYYKWLAKQAAPITEKEEYKMKVTQKIKQSFHESYGTYGSPRVHKYLLEWGYPLSQKTVANIMRVLELCATQPRSYVTTTDSNHDALVYPNILNRMFYVEEPDQVWVADITYIRTLEGWVYLASIMDLYSRKIVAWEMADHMKVDLVLIALKKAFLIRRPKKGLIHHSDRGAQYCSTEYIELLKKHGCKISMSKKGDPYDNACIESFHATIKKEMIYRQKFQTKKAAFKAINSYISNFYNERRRHSTLGYRSPSQFERLTLQKHSS; from the coding sequence GTGTTTGAATTTATTGAAGCGCATAAACGGGAGTTTTCGATTGTAAAGATGTGCCGTGTTCTAAAAGTGTCGACGAGTGGCTATTATAAATGGTTGGCCAAACAGGCAGCACCGATAACTGAAAAAGAAGAATATAAAATGAAAGTCACACAAAAAATTAAACAATCGTTTCATGAAAGCTATGGTACGTATGGCAGCCCGCGAGTCCATAAATATCTGTTGGAATGGGGTTATCCACTTTCACAAAAAACAGTGGCAAACATCATGCGAGTACTGGAATTGTGCGCAACACAGCCGAGAAGCTATGTGACGACAACAGATTCAAATCATGACGCACTAGTATATCCTAATATACTGAACCGCATGTTTTATGTGGAAGAACCAGATCAAGTATGGGTCGCTGATATTACTTATATCCGAACGTTGGAGGGATGGGTGTATTTAGCAAGTATTATGGATCTGTATTCTCGTAAAATTGTAGCGTGGGAAATGGCGGATCATATGAAAGTAGATTTAGTGTTAATAGCTTTGAAAAAAGCGTTCTTAATACGTCGACCAAAAAAGGGACTCATTCATCATTCAGACCGAGGGGCGCAATACTGTTCAACGGAATATATCGAACTTTTAAAAAAGCATGGTTGCAAAATTAGTATGAGTAAAAAAGGTGATCCGTATGACAATGCCTGCATCGAATCGTTTCATGCGACCATAAAAAAAGAAATGATTTATCGCCAAAAATTCCAAACAAAGAAAGCAGCCTTCAAAGCAATAAATAGCTATATTTCAAATTTTTATAATGAACGTAGAAGACATTCGACCCTTGGCTATCGTTCACCGAGCCAATTTGAACGCTTGACGTTACAGAAACACTCAAGTTAA